In Manis pentadactyla isolate mManPen7 chromosome 11, mManPen7.hap1, whole genome shotgun sequence, one DNA window encodes the following:
- the UBL7 gene encoding ubiquitin-like protein 7 isoform X2 — protein MTRLLTSTASSLGPRSMFCASPGRSPIRNRVFKMLSNKESLDQIIVATPGLSSDPIALGVLQDKDLFSVFADPNMLDTLVPAHPALVNAIVLVLHSVAGSTPLPGADSSSRNIPSSSYRDMPGGFLFEGLSDDEDDFHPSTRSTPSSSTPSSRPASLGYSGAAGPRPITQSELATALALASTPESSSHTPTPGTQGHSSGTSPMSSSVQSGTPITNDLFSQALQHALQASGQPSLQSQWQPQLQQLRDMGIQDDELSLRALQATGGDIQAALELIFAGGAP, from the exons ATGACCAGACTCTTGACTTCTACGGCATCCAGCCTGGGTCCACGGTCCATGTTCTGCGCAAGTCCTGGCCGGAGCCCGATCAGAAACCGG GTCTTTAAGATGCTCAGCAACAAGGAGTCTCTGGATCAAATCATCGTGGCCACCCCAGGCCTCAGCAGTGACCCCATTGCTCTTG GCGTTCTCCAGGACAAGGACCTCTTCTCTGTCTTCGCTGATCCCAACATGCTAGATAC GTTGGTGCCTGCCCACCCAGCGCTGGTCAATGCCATTGTCCTGGTTCTGCACTCAGTGGCAGGCAGCACCCCACTGCCAGGAGCTGACTCCTCTTCCCGGAACATACCCTCCAGCTCATACCGGGACATGCCAG GTGGCTTCCTGTTTGAAGGGCTCTCTGATGATGAGGACGACTTTCATCCA AGCACCAGGTCCACGCCCTCTAGCAGCACACCTAGCTCCCGTCCAGCCTCCCTGGGATACAGTGGAGCTGCTGGACCCCGGCCTATCACCCAGAGTGAGCTGGCCAccgccctggccctggccagcaCTCCGGAGAGCAGCTCTCACACGCCGACTCCTGGCACCCAG GGCCATTCCTCAGGGACCTCACCAATGTCCTCCAGCGTCCAGTCTGGGACGCCCATCACCAACGATCTCTTCAGCCAAGCCCTACAGCACGCCCTGCAGGCCTCCGGGCAGCCCAGCCTTCAG AGCCAGTGGCAGCCCCAGCTGCAGCAGCTGCGTGACATGGGCATCCAGGATGATGAGCTGAGCCTGCGGGCCCTGCAGGCCACGGGGGGGGACATCCAAGCGGCCCTGGAACTCATCTTTGCCGGAGGAGCCCCATGA
- the UBL7 gene encoding ubiquitin-like protein 7 isoform X1 encodes MSLSDWHLAVKLADQPLAPKSILQLPETELGEYSLGGYSISFLKQLIAGKLQESVPDPELIDLIYCGRKLKDDQTLDFYGIQPGSTVHVLRKSWPEPDQKPEPVDKVAALREFRVLHTALHGSSSYREAVFKMLSNKESLDQIIVATPGLSSDPIALGVLQDKDLFSVFADPNMLDTLVPAHPALVNAIVLVLHSVAGSTPLPGADSSSRNIPSSSYRDMPGGFLFEGLSDDEDDFHPSTRSTPSSSTPSSRPASLGYSGAAGPRPITQSELATALALASTPESSSHTPTPGTQGHSSGTSPMSSSVQSGTPITNDLFSQALQHALQASGQPSLQSQWQPQLQQLRDMGIQDDELSLRALQATGGDIQAALELIFAGGAP; translated from the exons ATGTCTCTCTCAGATTGGCACCTGGCAGTGAAGCTGGCTGACCAGCCACTTGCCCCAAAGTCTATTCTTCAGTTGCCAGAGACAGAACTGGGAGAATACTCACTGGGGGGCTATAGTATTTCATTTCTGAAGCAGCTCATTGCTGGCAAACTCCAAGAGTCTGTTCCAGACCCTGAGCTGATTG ATCTGATCTACTGTGGCCGGAAGCTCAAAGATGACCAGACTCTTGACTTCTACGGCATCCAGCCTGGGTCCACGGTCCATGTTCTGCGCAAGTCCTGGCCGGAGCCCGATCAGAAACCGG AACCTGTGGATAAGGTGGCTGCCCTGCGGGAGTTCCGGGTGCTGCACACTGCCCTGCACGGCAGCTCCTCCTACAGGGAGGCG GTCTTTAAGATGCTCAGCAACAAGGAGTCTCTGGATCAAATCATCGTGGCCACCCCAGGCCTCAGCAGTGACCCCATTGCTCTTG GCGTTCTCCAGGACAAGGACCTCTTCTCTGTCTTCGCTGATCCCAACATGCTAGATAC GTTGGTGCCTGCCCACCCAGCGCTGGTCAATGCCATTGTCCTGGTTCTGCACTCAGTGGCAGGCAGCACCCCACTGCCAGGAGCTGACTCCTCTTCCCGGAACATACCCTCCAGCTCATACCGGGACATGCCAG GTGGCTTCCTGTTTGAAGGGCTCTCTGATGATGAGGACGACTTTCATCCA AGCACCAGGTCCACGCCCTCTAGCAGCACACCTAGCTCCCGTCCAGCCTCCCTGGGATACAGTGGAGCTGCTGGACCCCGGCCTATCACCCAGAGTGAGCTGGCCAccgccctggccctggccagcaCTCCGGAGAGCAGCTCTCACACGCCGACTCCTGGCACCCAG GGCCATTCCTCAGGGACCTCACCAATGTCCTCCAGCGTCCAGTCTGGGACGCCCATCACCAACGATCTCTTCAGCCAAGCCCTACAGCACGCCCTGCAGGCCTCCGGGCAGCCCAGCCTTCAG AGCCAGTGGCAGCCCCAGCTGCAGCAGCTGCGTGACATGGGCATCCAGGATGATGAGCTGAGCCTGCGGGCCCTGCAGGCCACGGGGGGGGACATCCAAGCGGCCCTGGAACTCATCTTTGCCGGAGGAGCCCCATGA